The Coffea arabica cultivar ET-39 chromosome 1e, Coffea Arabica ET-39 HiFi, whole genome shotgun sequence genome has a window encoding:
- the LOC113712952 gene encoding serine/threonine-protein phosphatase 7 long form homolog produces MSSDNSLVIQLYWGGKIIYAGGSMFYDPPMPKKVMFLRERVGFNELIDKVYSIMGLDQNRHKISLIFRNCVQHGVFGAMPLVDDNGVDGMYFLKAKSGHATEIYVEVEELLGLRQCDNQTLPIASPHRDVQQAQRGRKRGSEHRIEKDCPSSSHMPTLETRDSNTNAATVLDAATNTDIELVDVDVDSEPEPEADDFGDNDHEYDTSGQAGNSGEGATTHDHASPSVAPHLRSRSTLEPEPEADDFGDNDHEYDTSGQAGNLGEGATTHEHAGPSVAPHLRSRSTPPPHPGPIDPSVLYLQTHHRSTAVFHGAGDVLDVRRCDKKFFDIFRHSDPRISRYIDIAGFGGVRRAGYLQVNHGLITALVERWRQETHTFHLPVMGEATVTLQDVEVLWGLPVDGLPVTLIHVKRSPLQRKHLVQEVLGFWPEDNCFREGRLKMSSMYARLGTQLPPDAPDEMVRQYARMCILILLGGLLFADSCGNVVSLNWLDYVRDLEAMSKYSWGSAVLACLYSRMCHASHVGQNTTGGPYLLLQLWAWERIPTIRPDVSLPRLTGDYPRGGRWSAERTGVDPPSQDVSYYREQLSLLRMDQFIWMPYPDDVLASLPEYCRRGARIWRARVPLIFWHIVEFYFPDRVLRQFGMKQNIPQSVDTDRGGLHQLGLAGFAGRNWAEFHSVWIGHWNDRANAEVSGESTHTFSPSNDYLSWYHRHTVLYITPPLRKHPQSGHVHYEASGQFEYLMDSMHRIAHQSLDGLQHDDPTHSFHPSLVMIADEAFGSMQYLRRFDRMIFEPTERQDSGASMSHNIPHQRSVGRLPSQTRASSRGSRRHEHGLRDEVK; encoded by the exons ATGTCAAGCGATAATTCCTTGGTAATTCAACTTTATTGGGGAGGCAAAATTATATATGCTGGAGGATCAATGTTTTACGATCCCCCGATGCCGAAAAAGGTTATGTTCCTTAGAGAAAGGGTAGGCTTTAATGAGTTGATAGACAAAGTATACAGCATTATGGGTCTAGACCAGAATCGACATAAGATTAGTTTGATATTTCGAAATTGTGTGCAACATGGTGTGTTTGGTGCGATGCCTTTGGTAGATGATAATGGAGTTGATGGAATGTACTTTTTAAAAGCCAAAAGTGGGCATGCCACTGAGATTTATGTGGAGGTGGAGGAGCTCTTAGGTTTGAGACAATGTGATAATCAGACCTTGCCAATAGCAAGTCCACATAGAGATGTCCAACAGGCTCAAAGAGGACGAAAAAGAGGTAGTGAGCACCGTATAGAGAAGGATTGTCCCAGTAGTAGTCACATGCCAACATTGGAGACTCGTGATTCGAACACTAATGCAGCTACAGTGCTTGATGCTGCAACAAATACTGATATTGAGTTGGTAGATGTGGATGTGGACTCTGAACCAGAACCAGAGGCTGATGATTTTGGTGATAATGACCATGAATATGATACATCTGGGCAGGCAGGCAACTCAGGCGAAGGGGCTACCACTCATGATCACGCGAGTCCTAGTGTAGCACCACATCTACGTTCTAGAAGCACACTTGAACCAGAACCAGAGGCTGATGATTTTGGTGATAATGACCATGAATATGATACATCTGGGCAGGCAGGCAACTTAGGCGAAGGGGCTACCACTCATGAACATGCGGGTCCTAGTGTAGCACCACATCTACGTTCTAGAAGCACACCACCTCCGCATCCCGGTCCGATTGATCCGAGCGTTTTGTATCTGCAGACGCATCACAGATCCACTGCGGTCTTTCATGGCGCAGGCGACGTCCTTGATGTGAGACGTTGTGATAAAAAGTTTTTTGATATCTTTAGACATTCTGACCCTCGAATATCTCGCTACATTGACATAGCTGGTTTTGGTGGGGTACGTAGGGCCGGTTATCTTCAGGTAAACCATGGCTTGATCACCGCGCTAGTTGAGCGCTGGAGACAGGAGACACACACATTTCATCTTCCTGTTATGGGTGAGGCGACTGTCACATTGCAGGATGTTGAGGTACTATGGGGCTTGCCCGTGGATGGGTTGCCGGTTACTTTGATCCATGTTAAACGAAGTCCACTTCAGCGCAAACATCTAGTTCAAGAGGTTTTGGGATTTTGGCCAGAGGATAATTGTTTCAGGGAAGGGCGGCTAAAGATGTCATCTATGTATGCACGACTAGGAACACAATTACCGCCAGATGCTCCAGATGAGATGGTTCGCCAGTATGCTCGAATGTGCATTCTAATTTTATTAGGCGGGTTGCTATTTGCAGACTCATGTGGTAATGTTGTTAGCCTTAACTGGCTCGATTATGTGCGTGATTTGGAGGCCATGAGTAAGTACAGTTGGGGGAGTGCAGTACTGGCCTGTTTATACTCACGTATGTGTCATGCATCGCATGTGGGGCAGAATACCACTGGTGGACCATACTTGTTACTACAG CTATGGGCGTGGGAGCGGATTCCGACAATTCGTCCTGACGTATCTCTTCCACGATTGACTGGTGATTATCCTAGAGGAGGGAGATGGTCAGCCGAGCGTACTGGGGTTGACCCTCCTAGTCAGGACGTATCATATTATCGAGAGCAACTATCTTTGCTACGGATGGATCAA TTCATCTGGATGCCATACCCTGATGATGTACTAGCATCTTTGCCCGAATATTGCAGACGAGGCGCACGTATATGGAGGGCAAGGGTCCCGCTGATATTTTGGCACATTGTTGAGTTTTATTTCCCAGATCGAGTCTTGCGTCAATTCGGAATGAAGCAAAACATTCCCCAGAGCGTTGACACTGATCGGGGGGGATTGCATCAACTTGGTTTGGCCGGATTTGCAGGAAGAAATTGGGCTGAATTTCATAGTGTTTGGATAGGTCATTGGAATGACCGTGCTAATGCTGAAGTTTCAGGAGAGTCGACGCATACATTCAGTCCTTCAAACGACTATCTAAGCTGGTATCATCGTCACACCGTCTTGTATATTACACCTCCACTTCGCAAGCATCCGCAGTCCGGGCACGTGCACTATGAGGCTTCAGGACAGTTCGAGTATCTG ATGGATAGTATGCATCGCATTGCCCACCAATCTTTGGACGGGCTCCAGCATGATGACCCTACACATAGTTTTCATCCGAGTCTAGTGATGATTGCGGATGAAGCATTCGGGTCTATGCAGTACCTTCGGCGATTTGATCGCATGATTTTCGAGCCCACGGAGCGACAGGACAGTGGTGCCTCTATGTCGCACAATATCCCTCACCAAAGGTCAGTTGGACGTCTTCCTAGCCAAACACGGGCATCATCTCGTGGAAGTAGACGTCACGAGCATGGCCTACGTGATGAAGTCAAATaa